The Kiritimatiellia bacterium genome includes a region encoding these proteins:
- a CDS encoding electron transfer flavoprotein subunit beta/FixA family protein: MHIVVCIKQVPGTTKVQINPETNTLIREGVEAIINPFDENALEAALVLKETSGAKVTVLCMGPPQADTALRESMARGADDIVLLCDRAFAGSDTWATSYALAQGIRTLGAVDLVFCGKQAIDGDTAQVGPGVAEFLGWPVITYVRKLEVKDGKALIERTFEDGYEKIEAPLPCVLTTVKEMNVPRMASLKGRMRAKKAEIKVLTAEAVQADPKEIGLKGSPTRVVKIFTPPKKSSGVRIDGTEPSVAAREIVSRLKEQKVI, from the coding sequence ATGCACATCGTCGTTTGCATCAAGCAGGTCCCGGGCACCACGAAGGTGCAGATCAACCCGGAGACGAACACCCTGATCCGCGAGGGCGTCGAGGCGATCATCAATCCCTTCGACGAGAACGCCCTCGAGGCGGCCCTCGTCCTCAAGGAGACGAGCGGGGCGAAGGTCACGGTGCTCTGCATGGGCCCGCCGCAGGCCGACACGGCCCTGCGCGAGTCCATGGCCCGCGGCGCGGACGACATCGTCCTGCTCTGCGACCGCGCCTTCGCCGGCTCGGACACCTGGGCGACCTCCTACGCCCTGGCCCAGGGCATCCGCACGCTCGGCGCCGTGGACCTGGTCTTCTGCGGCAAGCAGGCGATCGACGGCGACACGGCGCAGGTCGGGCCGGGCGTCGCGGAGTTCCTCGGGTGGCCGGTGATCACCTACGTGCGCAAGCTGGAGGTCAAGGACGGCAAGGCCCTGATCGAGCGCACCTTCGAGGACGGCTACGAGAAGATCGAGGCCCCGCTGCCGTGCGTGCTGACCACCGTCAAGGAGATGAACGTCCCGCGAATGGCCTCGCTCAAGGGCCGCATGCGGGCGAAGAAGGCCGAGATCAAGGTGCTGACGGCGGAGGCCGTGCAGGCGGACCCGAAGGAGATCGGTCTGAAGGGCTCGCCGACGCGCGTGGTGAAGATCTTCACCCCGCCCAAGAAGAGTTCCGGCGTGCGGATCGACGGCACCGAGCCAAGCGTCGCCGCCCGGGAGATCGTCAGCCGCCTGAAGGAGCAGAAAGTCATTTAG
- a CDS encoding acyl-CoA dehydrogenase family protein: MDYGLTEQQLEIRNIMREFSEERVKPVRAELDEKEIFPRELLNELGKMDLMGLYIPEEYGGFGAESMLDFVIAIEELSRVCIGVSVSYAANALGADPIIIGGSDEQKKKYLPPLAKGEKLAAFALTEPNAGSDAGGIQTTAVKKGDKYILNGTKQWITNGGEADTYTVMAITDRSKGARGASFFILEKGMPGFVFGKKENKLGIHASATRELIFEDCEVPAANLIGREGMGFIIAMKTFDVSRPGIAAQGVGLAQGALDEVINYARQRVQFGKPIIANQGYQWTLADLATKTEAARALLYAVCRTADKSTKDISKYSAMIKLFATDVAMDVTTWAVQLLGGYGYMKEYPVEKMMRDAKILQIYEGTNQVQRDVIGAALIKEYASRKA, from the coding sequence ATGGACTATGGGCTGACGGAACAGCAGCTTGAGATTCGCAACATCATGCGCGAGTTCTCGGAGGAGCGGGTGAAACCCGTTCGGGCCGAACTGGATGAGAAGGAAATCTTCCCGCGCGAGCTGCTCAACGAGCTGGGCAAGATGGACCTGATGGGCCTCTACATTCCCGAGGAATACGGCGGGTTCGGCGCGGAGAGCATGCTGGATTTCGTCATCGCCATCGAGGAGTTGAGCCGCGTCTGTATCGGTGTGTCCGTCTCCTACGCCGCGAACGCCCTCGGCGCGGACCCGATCATCATCGGCGGCTCGGACGAGCAGAAGAAAAAATACCTGCCCCCGCTGGCCAAGGGCGAGAAGCTGGCCGCCTTCGCCCTGACCGAGCCCAACGCCGGCAGCGACGCCGGCGGCATCCAGACGACGGCCGTGAAGAAGGGCGACAAGTATATCCTCAACGGCACCAAGCAGTGGATCACCAACGGCGGCGAGGCGGACACCTACACGGTGATGGCCATCACGGACCGCAGCAAGGGCGCGCGCGGCGCGTCGTTCTTCATCCTCGAGAAGGGCATGCCGGGCTTCGTCTTCGGCAAGAAGGAAAACAAGCTGGGCATCCACGCGTCGGCGACGCGGGAGCTGATCTTCGAGGACTGCGAGGTGCCGGCGGCGAACCTCATCGGCCGCGAGGGCATGGGCTTCATCATCGCCATGAAGACCTTCGACGTGTCGCGGCCGGGCATCGCCGCGCAGGGCGTGGGCCTGGCGCAGGGCGCGCTGGACGAGGTGATCAACTACGCGCGCCAGCGCGTCCAGTTCGGCAAGCCCATCATCGCGAACCAGGGCTACCAGTGGACGCTGGCGGACCTGGCGACGAAGACCGAGGCCGCCCGCGCGCTGCTCTACGCCGTCTGCCGCACGGCGGACAAGAGCACCAAGGACATCTCGAAATACTCGGCCATGATCAAGCTCTTCGCGACGGACGTGGCCATGGACGTGACCACGTGGGCCGTCCAGCTCCTCGGCGGGTACGGCTACATGAAGGAATACCCCGTCGAGAAGATGATGCGGGACGCCAAGATCCTGCAGATCTACGAGGGGACCAACCAGGTCCAGCGCGACGTGATCGGCGCGGCGCTGATCAAGGAATACGCGTCCAGGAAGGCCTGA